One region of Exiguobacterium acetylicum genomic DNA includes:
- a CDS encoding site-2 protease family protein, with amino-acid sequence MFGFGDLWKFFLSFFLLLPIVTLIHEMGHYFFARLFGGNMEINIGSGKSLLRVGPIRLNRVYFWDGWCQYEALRHETKFANIMVYAGGSIANLVSILVVNGLIYAGVFEASIFTYQFAYFSFYFVFFSLFPIDHPNGYPSDGKAIINVFRYGKSDYHPQS; translated from the coding sequence ATGTTCGGTTTCGGTGACTTATGGAAATTCTTTTTGTCGTTCTTTTTGCTGCTGCCTATCGTGACATTGATTCATGAGATGGGTCATTACTTTTTCGCCCGATTATTCGGTGGAAACATGGAAATCAATATTGGTTCAGGCAAGTCATTGCTTCGTGTTGGTCCGATTCGACTGAATCGTGTTTATTTTTGGGATGGCTGGTGTCAGTATGAGGCACTACGTCATGAAACGAAGTTTGCTAATATCATGGTCTACGCTGGTGGATCGATCGCGAACTTGGTGAGTATCTTAGTCGTAAATGGTCTCATATATGCCGGCGTGTTCGAGGCGTCGATTTTTACGTACCAATTTGCGTATTTCTCGTTTTATTTCGTCTTTTTCTCACTCTTCCCAATCGATCATCCGAATGGTTATCCGAGTGATGGAAAAGCGATCATCAATGTCTTCCGTTACGGTAAATCCGACTATCATCCACAATCTTAA